From the Cucurbita pepo subsp. pepo cultivar mu-cu-16 chromosome LG05, ASM280686v2, whole genome shotgun sequence genome, one window contains:
- the LOC111796214 gene encoding acidic endochitinase-like — translation MAALLVIFLLAASIFRSSHAAGIAVYWGQNGNEGSLASTCATGNYQFVNIAFLSSFGSGRAPVLNLAGHCNPNNGGCTFLSSQIKACQRRGIKVLLSIGGGAGSYSLSSANDASQVANFIWNNFLGGRSRSRPLGDAVLDGVDFDIESGSGKFWDVLARQLKGFGRVLLAAAPQCPIPDAHLDAAIKTGLFNFVWVQFYNNPSCMFANGNANNLLNSWNRWKTFPVGKLFMGLPAAPSAAPGGGFIPANVLISRVLPRIKTSPKYGGVMLWSKAFDKGYSNAIKGKL, via the coding sequence ATGGCTGCTCTTTTAGTCATCTTCCTCCTTGCAGCTTCCATATTCCGATCTTCCCATGCCGCTGGAATCGCCGTCTATTGGGGCCAAAACGGCAACGAGGGCTCTCTTGCCTCCACTTGTGCCACCGGAAACTACCAATTCGTCAACATCGCATTTCTCTCCTCCTTCGGCAGCGGCCGAGCTCCGGTACTCAACCTTGCTGGCCACTGCAACCCCAACAACGGCGGCTGCACCTTCTTAAGCAGCCAAATCAAAGCCTGCCAACGTCGCGGCATCAAAGTCCTCCTCTCCATCGGCGGCGGAGCCGGAAGCTACTCACTCTCCTCCGCCAACGATGCAAGCCAAGTCGCAAATTTCATCTGGAACAACTTCCTCGGTGGCCGGTCGAGATCAAGGCCACTCGGCGACGCCGTTTTAGACGGCGTCGATTTCGATATAGAATCTGGTTCTGGGAAATTCTGGGACGTACTTGCTCGACAACTTAAGGGGTTCGGCCGAGTCCTTCTCGCCGCCGCGCCGCAATGTCCGATCCCCGACGCTCACTTGGACGCAGCCATTAAAACCGGTCTGTTTAATTTCGTTTGGGTTCAATTCTACAATAACCCGTCATGCATGTTTGCAAATGGCAACGCTAATAATCTCCTGAATTCTTGGAACCGGTGGAAGACGTTTCCGGTTGGGAAGCTGTTCATGGGGCTTCCGGCGGCACCTTCGGCGGCGCCGGGCGGTGGTTTTATTCCGGCGAACGTGCTTATTTCTCGAGTTCTTCCGAGGATTAAAACTTCTCCCAAGTACGGAGGAGTTATGCTGTGGAGCAAAGCATTTGATAAAGGCTACAGTAACGCAATCAAAGGCAAACTTTGa
- the LOC111795371 gene encoding cytochrome P450 89A2-like, with the protein MLLVTLSLIFSFIVKSFLFPSPHGPYNLPPGPPALPILTNFLLLRRSPLQLESVLRTFFAKYGPIITLHIGPSPTVFIADRSIAHKALIQNGAVFADRPLFLSIDKIADSASLNNITSAPYGSTWRLLRRNLAAEMLHPSRVRAYSQARRWVLGNLVRRLLCRGSEECVVVEHFQSAMFSLLVLMCFGDKLNEKEIMEIQQVQQEMLVNLQRFVLLNFWPKLMKILLRSRWKAYLHLKAKQEKVLMPFIKAREKAKYEGAKEEEHVVSYVDTLLNLQLTHENRKLKDEEMVNLCSEFLNAGTDTTATTLQWIMANLVKYPEIQHKLYEEMKGVMKEPQQHGSKEEEEVKEEDLEKLPYLKAIVLEGLRRHPPGHFVLPHAVKEDTMLENYFIPKNGTVNIMAAEIGWDPEVWEDPMAFKPERFMGGGGEAEAMTFDVTGSKEIKMMPFGVGRRMCPAAGLAMLHLEYFVANLVWRFEWKAVEGVEVDLSEKMEFTIVMNNPLKPHIRPRF; encoded by the exons ATGCTTCTGGTAACTCTCTCGCTCATCTTCTCGTTTATTGTGAAgtcatttttatttccctCACCGCATGGCCCTTACAACCTCCCGCCGGGGCCGCCGGCGTTACCAATTCTAACAAACTTCCTATTGCTCCGCCGCTCGCCGCTTCAACTTGAGTCCGTGCTGCGCACCTTCTTCGCTAAATACGGTCCAATCATCACCCTCCACATTGGCCCATCCCCGACCGTTTTCATTGCCGACCGCTCCATCGCCCACAAGGCTCTTATCCAAAACGGCGCCGTCTTTGCCGACCGTCCCCTGTTCCTCTCAATCGACAAGATTGCTGATTCCGCCAGCCTCAACAATATAACATCCGCCCCTTATGGCTCCACCTGGCGCCTTCTCCGCCGCAATCTGGCGGCGGAGATGCTCCACCCTTCGCGGGTCAGGGCTTATTCCCAAGCTCGGAGGTGGGTTTTGGGTAATCTGGTAAGGCGTCTTTTGTGTCGTGGGTCGGAGGAGTGTGTGGTTGTTGAGCATTTTCAGTCGGCTATGTTTAGTTTGTTGGTTTTGATGTGCTTTGGAGACAAATTGAATGAGAAAGAGATAATGGAAATTCAACAAGTGCAGCAAGAGATGTTGGTGAATCTTCAGCGCTTTGTTCTGCTCAATTTCTGGCCTAAGTTGATGAAGATTTTGCTTCGAAGCCGGTGGAAGGCTTATTTACACCTCAAAGCCAAGCAAGAAAAG gTTCTAATGCCTTTTATCAAAGCACGAGAGAAGGCTAAATATGAAGgagcaaaagaagaagaacatgtGGTATCGTATGTGGATACATTACTCAATTTGCAGCTAACCCACGAGAATAGAAAGCttaaagatgaagaaatggtGAACTTATGCTCGGAGTTCCTCAACGCCGGGACCGACACCACCGCGACAACCTTGCAATGGATAATGGCAAACCTAGTCAAATATCCAGAAATCCAACATAAACTCTATGAAGAGATGAAAGGAGTTATGAAGGAACCACAACAACACGGAtcaaaggaggaagaagaagtgAAGGAAGAAGATTTGGAGAAGCTTCCATATCTGAAAGCTATTGTTCTAGAAGGATTACGACGCCACCCGCCGGGGCATTTCGTGTTACCGCACGCCGTGAAAGAAGACACGATGTTGGAGAATTATTTCATACCTAAAAATGGGACGGTGAATATCATGGCGGCGGAGATAGGGTGGGATCCTGAAGTGTGGGAGGATCCGATGGCGTTTAAGCCGGAGAGGTTCATGGGTGGCGGCGGAGAGGCGGAGGCGATGACGTTTGACGTAACCGGGAGCAAGGAGATTAAGATGATGCCGTTTGGTGTAGGGAGGAGAATGTGTCCGGCAGCTGGTTTGGCAATGCTTCATTTGGAATATTTTGTGGCAAATTTGGTTTGGCGATTTGAATGGAAAGCTGTGGAAGGAGTCGAGGTTGATTTGTCCGAGAAGATGGAGTTCACCATTGTTATGAACAACCCTCTCAAACCCCACATACGTccaagattttag
- the LOC111795370 gene encoding protein timeless homolog, with translation MEIDGLCVICAGLGIVEEDDNGNRIGYSKSEYCLDNLKDLLRFLRRDDPQTRDVFKQVCKWNIVAKDLIPIIEYCQDDRNAVLNAVKILVFLTMPVEPTSNDIAQQIEYLWGLKSLITCCNVVAVAVSLLESPLENLDCETFSEDDWKLVQLVMTLFRNVLAIQEISLQQKADGSACQLILLRDKFLEGLFRENVMDIILVITQHIDGSCSHLRQDKLLFLEIFYFIFMGQEPELIAKVSQNSNEDNVETVSSANSLKSLMEEDRRKLSRSYNMNRHSQFSGTFTRHTLDGSKLVLKGKPSPTSCNSLKQPKVCRGPIKKIAWDHGRLTSKNSKLLRLLHDFINQFLSGGYNALMQLVHEDIEKEHHSIQNNDVVVFFQVAQFAVSFQYHKFSTSKSIEADTTEAQTEHADSTFFQGNMCGPIAATMNEAMFQLVVTKWRYAFEGLKETSDFKFLSAAGSLMKNMICMLDLVLKLLPEDSKEPQTARILLYKLFYDQTDQGITQFLLNLLKSFNTHKQPKSDLADLVEMIYKVVQLMEDLQARGTLRVSKKSRRGRKAKSARIRQSEDQVAGNKTAITQNEKSIDADVGENNGLKTSNDGKEEISITAPELLNLNTGSFEGSLSQRENNKLNDGYSTADSSGNEQQNRTVEVDLKVSSLVSTFANNNIIQKICWLLKFYKSNSTNTNHYIICILRRITEDLELSPMLYQLSLLPTFYDILSELKSSPCKEHANIVDFLTSLVRKMLRKIKNQPLLFVELLFWKTRKECHYIDAEYLVHELGCWKKKNKEENFTGDDENGSLMGKHWTPRSIADALGEDEADVVISNEFEIHTEAKSDEVERGLESTTLGDEIYGKEHNENELAMDDKSKSLPKRKRLVLDAALETEIKDLYEKFKEDRNCSRLIAENLGTDVEVSPAQVSNKLRRMGLKVSQRKRRQYADEAFSATSKNLKGESNGVERNNLLDSDVLGESSLSQPSHTRKRVVAFDKVYEEKIRALYEQFKDHKRCSSMIANALDAGNKFTSAQVSRKLKQLGLYVSHQKRSSDGDHNDSVMDKGFESDDETLLSLINRKKRKHLATEKLSSISTQSILIAEESEGVDAEMSTQWEDSNQASRLEPMGVGKVPSDDVQLNDFTEVEGKDAEAGVSMDDELADSEGEMDTNVYRASATTGRKFRIVDLEDED, from the exons ATGGAGATCGATGGGCTATGTGTTATCTGCGCTGGTCTCGGAATCGTCGAAGAGGACGACAATGGTAATCGGATCGGTTACTCCAAGAGCGAATACTGTTTAG ATAATTTGAAGGATTTGCTAAGATTCTTGAGACGAGATGACCCGCAAACTCGTGATGTTTTTAAGCAAGTGTGTAAATGGAACATTGTGGCTAAAGATCTGATACCCATTATTGAATACTGTCAAGATGACCGTAATGCAGTCTTAAACGCAG TGAAGATTTTGGTGTTCCTCACAATGCCCGTTGAACCCACGTCAAATGATATTGCACAACAGATTGAATATTTGTGGGGCTTGAAGTCCTTAATTACATGCTGTAATGTTGTTGCCGTAGCTGTTTCACTTTTGGAGAGTCCGCTGGAAAATCTGGATTG TGAAACATTCTCAGAAGACGACTGGAAATTGGTGCAGCTGGTTATGACACTCTTCCGAAATGTTTTGGCTATTCAAGAAATCTCATTGCAGCAAAAGGCTGATGGATCAGCTTGTCAGTTAATATTGCTCAGAGACAAATTTCTGGAAGGTTTATTCCGGGAGAATGTAATGGACATAATATTGGTGATAACGCAACATATTGATGGCTCTTGCAGCCATCTCCGTCAAGACAAATTACTTTTTCtggaaatattttatttcatatttatggGACAAGAACCAGAGTTAATTGCAAAAGTATCTCAAAATAGCAACGAG GATAATGTAGAAACTGTATCTTCCGCCAATAGTCTGAAGTCTCTGATGGAGGAAGATAGAAGGAAGCTTTCTAGATCATACAATATGAACCGCCATTCTCAGTTCAGTGGAACTTTTACTCGACATACCTTG GATGGTTCGAAGTTAGTACTCAAAGGAAAGCCGTCGCCGACTTCTTGTAACAGTCTTAAACAACCTAAAGTTTGTCGGGGTCCAATAAAAAAGATTGCATGGGACCATGGACGATTAACTTCAAAAAACAGCAAACTTCTGCGGTTACTTCATGATTTTATCAACCAGTTTCTTTCAGGCGGCTACAATG CTTTGATGCAGTTGGTTCATGAAGATATTGAAAAGGAACATCATTCCATCCAGAACAACGATgtggttgttttttttcagGTGGCTCAGTTTGCTGTTTCTTTTCAGTATCACAAGTTCTCAACTTCAAAG TCAATTGAAGCTGATACTACTGAGGCTCAAACAGAACATGCTGATTCCACATTTTTCCAAGGTAACATGTGCGGTCCAATAGCTGCAACAATGAACGAGGCAATGTTTCAGCTAGTTGTTACAAAATGGCGCTATGCATTTGAAGGCTTAAAGGAAACTAGTGATTTTAAGTTTCTGTCTGCAGCTGGCTCTCTGATGAAAAATATG ATTTGCATGTTAGATTTGGTGTTAAAGTTATTGCCAGAAGATTCGAAGGAACCTCAAACAGCTCGTATTCTActttacaaattattttatgatcaGACAGATCAAGGGATCACTCAGTTCCTCTTAAATTTGCTCAAATCATTCAACACTCACAAACAACCCAAAAG TGATCTTGCAGATTTAGTTGAGATGATCTACAAAGTTGTACAGCTCATGGAGGACCTCCAAGCACGTGGAACACTTCGG GTTTCTAAAAAATCAAGGAGGGGAAGAAAAGCAAAGTCAGCTAGAATCAGACAGTCAGAAGATCAGGTAGCTGGGAATAAGACGGCCATAACCCAGAATGAGAAATCAATAGATGCCGATGTTGGGGAGAACAATGGCTTAAAAACAAGTAATGATGGTAAAGAAGAGATATCTATTACCGCGCCTGAACTGCTAAACTTGAACACGGGGAGTTTTGAAGGCAGTCTGTCACAGAGGGAGAACAACAAATTGAATGATGGTTATAGCACAGCCGATTCTTCTGGTAATGAGCAGCAAAATAGAACTGTGGAAGTTGATCTTAAAGTATCAAGTCTAGTATCTACTTTTGCCAACAACAACATTATTCAGAAAATATGCTGGTTGCTTAAGTTTTACAAGAGCAATTCTACCAATACAAACCATTACATAATATGCATTTTACGGAGGATCACCGAGGATTTAGAGCTTTCTCCAATGCTGTACCAG TTGTCTCTTCTTCCCACATTTTATGATATTCTATCTGAACTGAAATCAAGTCCATGCAAGGAACATGCTAATATAGTTGATTTCCTGACAAGTCTGGTGAGAAAGATGCTAAGGAAGATAAAGAATCAGCCACTCCTTTTTGTGGAACTTCTGTTTTGGAAGACCCGAAAAGAATGCCATTACATTGATGCTGAGTACTTAGTGCATGAGCTTGgctgttggaagaaaaaaaataaagaggaaaattTTACTGGTGATGATGAAAATGGCTCGTTGATGGGCAAGCATTGGACTCCTAGAAGCATAGCCGATGCACTAGGTGAAGATGAAGCTGATGTTGTGATCAGTAATGAGTTTGAAATTCATAC TGAAGCAAAGTCTGACGAAGTCGAGAGAGGCCTTGAGTCTACCACCCTGGGTGATGAGATATACGGGAAAGAACACAACGAAAA TGAGCTGGCTATGGATGATAAATCCAAAAGTCTTCCGAAAAGAAAGAGACTTGTTCTTGATGCTGCACTGGAGACTGAAATTAAAGATCTTTATGAGAA ATTCAAGGAGGACAGGAACTGTAGCAGACTTATTGCAGAGAATCTTGGTACTGATGTCGAAGTTTCACCTGCTCAGGTTTCCAATAAGCTTAGACGGATGGGGTTAAAAGTTTCTCAAAGAAAGAGGAGGCAATATGCAGATGAAGCCTTTTCTGCTACCTCTAAAAACCTCAAAGGAGAAAGCAATGGGGTAGAAAGAAACAATCTACTCGATTCAGATGTTTTGGGGGAAAGTTCTTTGAGTCAACCTTC GCACACGAGAAAAAGAGTTGTCGCTTTTGATAAAGTATATGAAGAGAAGATCAGAGCTTTATATGAGCA GTTTAAAGATCATAAGAGATGTAGTTCTATGATTGCAAATGCGCTGGATGCTGGTAACAAATTCACTTCTGCACAAGTTTCTCGAAAGCTCAAGCAATTGGGTCTATATGTTTCTCATCAGAAGAGGTCGAGTGATGGTGATCACAATGATTCTGTTATGGACAAGGGATTTGAGAGTGACGATGAAACATTGctttcattaataaatag gaaaaaaaggaagcaTCTTGCAACAGAAAAGCTCAGTTCCATCTCAACGCAGAGCATATTAATTGCTGAAGAATCTGAAGGTGTAGATGCAGAAATGTCTACGCAATG GGAGGACAGCAACCAAGCGAGTAGGTTGGAACCTATGGGGGTTGGTAAAGTGCCTTCCGATGATGTTCAGTTGAATGACTTCACAGAAGTTGAAGGTAAGGATGCTGAAGCTGGCGTCAGTATGGATGATGAGCTTGCAGATTCAGAAGGTGAAATGGATACTAATGTGTATCGTGCAAGTGCTACAACGGGAAGAAAGTTTAGGATTGTTGATCTTGAGGATGAAGATTGA
- the LOC111795372 gene encoding uncharacterized protein LOC111795372: MECFNSGMELEEVRRDLEYLAEKQQQRVRYYESRAIYTTLGYLAWLRFFYSAVSSNSSSTLHCVHWAMVLGLSLSSSSLYFLILLPPFIKLYRTHNLLHTICNRHTHLCQRILESTNQDGEAGASTDGVEFNVRFHQVRALHNDSFSGGEIKVYTCSVCCYRFSTLCLTKAFCELWNKVQKPYDKGGLEDAKELMP; encoded by the exons ATGGAGTGTTTCAATTCAGGGATGGAGCTTGAAGAGGTGAGGAGGGATTTGGAGTATCTAGCTGAAAAGCAACAACAAAGGGTGCGTTACTACGAGAGTAGAGCCATTTACACAACTCTGGGCTACCTGGCCTGGCTGCGCTTCTTCTACTCTGCTGTCTCCTCTAATTCCTCCTCTACCCTCCACTGTGTTCATTGGGCAATGGTTTTGGGTTTGAGTCTTTCCTCTTCATCCctttatttcttgattttacTGCCGCCTTTCATCAAATTGTACCGGACTCACAACCTGCTCCACACAATTTGCAACCGACATACTCATCTCTGTCAACGGATTTTGGAGTCCACCAACCAAGATGGTGAGGCTGGAGCATCCACCGATGGGGTCGAGTTCAATGTCAGGTTCCACCAGGTCAGGGCGCTTCACAATGATTCATTCAGTGGTGGGGAGATCAAAGTCTACACATGCTCTGTTTGCTGTTACCGCTTTTCAACTCTATGCCT GACAAAGGCATTTTGTGAATTATGGAATAAAGTTCAAAAGCCATATGATAAAGGAGGTTTAGAGGATGCTAAGGAGCTCATGCCATAG
- the LOC111795374 gene encoding uncharacterized protein LOC111795374, with translation MGEEGFRVTFAENVRYYKSRATCTTLAYLAWLRFFYFAVSPASSTLHCFHWPMVLDLSLSSSFLYFLILLPAFIKLYRIHNLLHTICNQHTHICQRIWEAMNQNGQAGALNDGVGFDFGVQVRALTDDSFSGGEIKVYGCAIAFALFAVTAFELYPWQHG, from the exons ATGGGTGAGGAGGGATTTCGAGTCACTTTTGCGGAAAATGTGCGTTACTACAAGAGCAGAGCCACTTGCACGACTCTGGCCTACCTGGCTTGGCTGCGCTTCTTCTACTTCGCTGTCTCCCCTGCTTCCTCCACCCTCCACTGCTTTCATTGGCCCATGGTTTTGGATCTGAGTCTTTCCTCTTCATTCCTTTACTTCCTCATCTTACTTCCGGCTTTCATCAAGTTGTACCGGATTCACAACCTGCTCCACACAATTTGCAACCAACATACTCATATCTGTCAACGGATCTGGGAGGCCATGAACCAAAATGGTCAGGCTGGAGCTTTGAATGATGGGGTCGGGTTCGATTTCGGGGTCCAGGTCAGGGCGCTTACCGATGATTCATTCAGTGGTGGGGAGATCAAAGTGTACGGATGCGCCATCGCCTTTGCTCTGTTCGCTGTTACTGCCTTTGAACTCTACCCCT GGCAACATGGTTGA